A window of Heteronotia binoei isolate CCM8104 ecotype False Entrance Well chromosome 17, APGP_CSIRO_Hbin_v1, whole genome shotgun sequence genomic DNA:
GAAATTTCAGAACTCAGAGCTATGGTGGCTTCTACAAAGCAAAAGCGGGTGATTTTCAGCATCCCGGAGGGGTATTTCAAATAAACCTTAGCTCGTTCCTTCAACACCTCAAGTGGCTTTGTTTAATACAGCCCAGGGTTCACAGCAAACGAAAATACGTGTAGTATAAATGTCCTAAATGGGGAACTGTGGAGTCTCTCACAACGCAGACAGGCTCCTCAGAGTCCCGCGTAAGAGGCCTCTGTGCTCTCGGACCACGTCGAGTCTTTCCGGCGGGCGTGTCTCTTCAGGAAACCATGGCTCACACAGCCAACCTGCTCCAACAGCTCAAGGAATTTGTTCCGGAACTTGACCCCAACGAAGGCGTAGAGGAGAGGGTTGAGGCAACAGTGGAGAAACCCCAGGCTCACCGTGACGGTCTCTGCGACATCCAACCTGGACTCCCACTCGCAACTTGGCTCCAAGACTTTGAAATGGATGAGGGTGTTGATAAGCATCACCAAGTGGTAGGGGGTCCAGCAGAGGAAGAAGACGGCCACCACCGTCAGGACAACCCAGATGGCTTTCTGCTTCTGGAAGCCTTTCGATTTCGTCAGCGTGAAGATGATGTGAGTGTAGCAGTAAGCCATGGCCAACAGCGGGAGGAAGAAAGCTACCACTTGGTTCACGATGTGAACGATCACCGTCCATTTGGAGCCAAAAGTGAGGGAGCACGAGGTGGTGTTTTGGCGGGAATCAAATTCGGCTTTCAGGAAGATGAAATCCGGCACCGTGAGGAGAACGCAGACGACCCAGATAGCCAAGGAGCTGAGGAGGATCCCGGAAGACTTGGACCTGTTGTACATGCGGATGACGTAAACGATGGAGAGGTACCGATCGAAGCTGATGCAGACGAGGAAGAAGATGCTGGAGTAGAAGTTGATCTTGAAGATGCCGCCGACCACTTTGCACAGGTAGTCCTCGAACACCCAGCTGTGCACAGCTTGGGCCGCCCAGAAAGGGAGCGTGGCCACCAGCAGGATATCCGCGATGGCCAGGTTGAAGATGAAAACATCTGTTCCTGGCAGGGCTTCCTTGGCCCGCAGCAAGACGGTGATCACCATGCCATTCCCGCACAACCCCAGGAGGAAAATCAGGGCGTAGAAACATGGTAGGAAGTTCTTCTCGAAGGCTTGGATGGTACTGAAGTAACAAGGCTGATCCGGGCAGCACCCTTCGCTCTCGTTGTAGTAGTACTCGCTGTCATTGAGGTAATTGTAGGAGTTGTTGCCGAAGTAGAAGGAGATCTCTTCTGAGTCTAAGCTCTGTTTGTAGCCACCATATTCCTGGGGAAGAACATTGATTTGATTAGAGTggtttataaaggtaaaggtagtcccctgtgcaagcactgggtcgtTGCCAACCcatggagtgacgtcacatcaggaggTTTTCCTGgaagactttttatagggtggtttgccattgccccatggcgcacagtggtaaagctgtagtactgcagtctgagctctctgctcataacctgagttcgatctcggcagaagctgggctcaggtagctggcttcaggttgactcagccttccatccttctgaggttggtaaaatgagtccccagcttgctgggggggaagtgtagatgactggggaaggcaagggcaaaccaccccataaaacgtctgctgtgaaaacatcatgatgtgatgtcactccaaagttggaaacgacaggtgcttgcacaggggactacctttacttgccattgccttctccaggcaAGTTTAATTCAGCGCAAGCttggctagagagccagtttggtgtagtggttaagtgtgcggagttcaattatgcttgttacacccttgctcctggctccacccccaatggctcctggctccacccccaaagtacccagatagttcttgaactggacttggtaaccctaccgtGTCACTAAGTTGGCCATATGTCTTCAACAAAACTTCTGGACAGACTCGATAAAAATTGTCTACTGTATATATCCCAAAGATACCCCctacatataagaacataagagaagccatgttggatcaggccaatgacccatccagtccaacactctgtgtcacatggtggccatgcttgtggccgccaccacctcctgcggcagtgaattccacatgttaatcaccctttgggtgaagaaatacttccttttatccgttttaacctgtctactcagcaatttcatcgaatgcccacgagttcttgtattgtgagaaagggagaaaagtacctctttctctactttctccatcccatgcattatcttgtaaacctctatcatgtcaccctgcagtcgacgtttctccaagctaaagagtcccaagcgtttcaacctttcttcatagggaaagtattccagccctttaatcatataACCAGGATCTACCCAATTTGGGTCGATCTATTATTCCATGGGTCTCCAACTTGGCAGTTGTGGGCAGAGTGGCACCCACCAGCACCTTCCCCAGAGCCCAacgccccctccccttttcagcATCTTCTCCCCATCCCACAAATCAAAAGCTGACAGGCTGTTTCGCTTCCTTTCGCCCAAGAGCGTCTACCGAGAGAAGTGTTGGTTCCTGTGGTGTTTGCACTTAGTTCTTCTCTCGCCACTCCTCTCTTTGGTCAAAGTGGTTTTTCAGTTTCCAACAGTGAGCAAGGCCTTACAAAAGCTCATAAACAGAGACTAAAGACAGCAGAATCCCCACCACCCCGCCCCTTTACActttcttcagggttttttttacccCTTGCTTCAAGTACGCAAAGGTACAGTATtcctgtaaagcaggggtgttggacttatttgttatgagggcaggatctgacataaatgaggctttgttgggccgggccacacgtgtaataaaatgtaatgccgggtagtgaagagggacccctgaataattaatgaatacccctataataaatgaaaatatgcttttgcctttaaaaagcaaaaaggttGTCTGGTGCAATGAGATAGAAGCAGGCAGCCTTCAACGGGTGCGGATACACAGATGTGTATTGGATAACAGGCAGGCGTCTCTGAAGAAGCTTCTTGCTGAGCTgctaagcgggggggggggggggggacagaggaaTGTAAAATACTGGCAGgaaagcaagggggtggggaatgttgcaTCAGATAATTCGTAAGCGCCGGCCTGCaagcttgctttgtgcttaaaaagacGGTCTGAGGACCGGAGAGGGGGGTTCAGTATTTTTGGAGTATTGCTGCTCAACTGGACCCTGCTAATGGTACCAATAGTAAATACTTCGTTTCATACCAGAAGTGTGCTGCTCCGTTATTTCCTGCTacagtagcaaagatataaactttataaaggacacagacaaacacaattaaagatttaaaaaaaaacttttaaaaacttaaaataaaatatgcttaaaagactagcgctcttgcaatattttgtttatttaacagtctctgataactgacacctctgtttactgtgaatttagggggaggtgagtttcgtgcattgtgcagggggttggactagatgaccctggggatcccttccaactctgtgattctaggattctatcctgtgagtttagggggaggtgtttgtgagtttcctgcattgtgcagggggttggactagatgaccctggggatcccttccaactctgtgattctaggattctatcctgtgagtttagggggaggtgtttgtgagtttcctgcattgtgcagggggttggactagatgatcctagaggtcccttccaactctatgattctaggattcttagTCTGAAGTATTGcaccaaaatctggagacaatgtctgtgctgtagcaatcttgagtatgctgttcaggtgctgttcaagtgtgcatctgtaagttgtaaacctacttttgatttattagcattcattacagaaatctcttgGTCAGCGCTTTGAaactaagacccagaggaaaacatgaaatggctgctgggcactgtgagcgtttgtacataagttgccatgtgctggtcagccaatgtagaaaatagaggctttgctccgtagcttctgtgtggctgattccgcactcacctttctctggggcagccttccatttctgggcggagcaagctggctattttgcaccagttgctctgtgccgCCATTTCGTGTGGGACAAACCCGTGATTTGCCcggccacagtgtaaacctgtttctTCAGGTTAACACTGTGGCAGGGCAGATCGCGGGTTTGCCCCGGGAGAAATGACGGCACAGAGCAACTGGGgcaaaattgccagcttgctccacccAGAAATGGAAGTCTGCCCTGGAGAAagatgagtgcggaatcagcctctgaatcaacaagcctggcaaagcaagctgtgacgcagacaGAAGCGagacaaagagaaggaagcagatgacagggagttgcttgtgggcctgataggagccctccaggggccatgATCCATCCCACGagccacaagtttgacacccctgctctggagggtcaacaacagggcagagaggccgaagccttcataaggacatcagaagagtcctcctggatcaaatcagtggtccatccagcctagcatcctgtctcacatattGGGCAACCAGTTCCTTGGAGGACCAACATCAAGgcaagaggctgaggccttcataaggacatcagaagagccctgctggatcagaccaatagtccgcttagttcagcatcctgtctcacccagtggccaaacttTCCCCCTAGTAAACGTGTACGcagtctcaccagatctcagaagctaaccagggtcagccctgattagtatttgcatgggagacgaACTGAGAAGTCCAGGGttcctctgcagaggcaggcaaatgcTAACCCAGCTCTGTAAGTCTTTCCCCTaatctggatggctcaggctagcccgatcGCATCAGATTTTGAAAGCTCAGAGGGGCTGGCCTTGGTTAGGCCTTGCGtgggagacacacacacacacacacaccccaaggaggctcagggttgctaagcagaggcaggaaatggcaaaccacctctgagcctctcttgccttgaaagcttcaCTGTAAGTCGGTTGTGACTTGAAAGCATTTAAAGGACGTccgtcttgcctcgaccaggtggaatcagctccctatggagatatgGGCCCTACCAGTTTTGTTacctttctgtagggcctgtaagacagatagggttcccaatccccccgctttagcgggagacttctgggttcccagcttaatctcccggtcttcaaaaattgagaagcgggggggggggggggggaggggggagaacatacctatagagctcctgttgtagagctcctgagcagtttgtaaaatccctgtccctttaaggctgggcaggaaggaggaaacaggaagggcttcggagaacggcccctcccttctttgctttcgttttctcagcaggcacagttctccggaagaagaccaagtaagtatttgtgtgtgtgagagagagggagggggattccctggtatggaggccctccctccctttagaaagtgtgtgggggggagggaaatgtctactgggcactctattattccctatggagaatgattcccatagggaataatagggaattgatccgtgggtattgggggccctgggggggctattttttgaggtagaggcaccagatttttagtatagcatctagtgcctctccccaaaataccccccaagtttcaaaacgattggaccagagggtccaattctatgagccccaaaagatggtgcccctatccttaatcatttcctatggaagaaaggcatttgaaaaggtgtgctgcccctttaaatgtgatggccagaactcccttggagttcaattatgcttgtcacacccttgttcctggctccacccccagtgtctcctggctccacccccaaagtctcctggctccgcccccaaagtccccagatttttctttaattggacttggcaaccctaaagacagagctgttccaccaggcgctTGGGTGAGGCAAGCGGGTGTCCTCCTTATTGCCTATTCCATCGACTATCCTCCCCCCACAGTGTTCCGCCATCTGAATGATCATAtctggaaaggtcccctgtgcaagcaccagtcgtttctgactctggggtgacgttgctttcatgttttcatggcagactttttatggggtggtttgccattgccttccccagtcatttacacttcccccccagcaagctgggtattcattttaccgacctcagaaggacggaaggctgagtcaacctcaagccagctacctgaaaacccagcgtccaccgggaatcgaactcaggtcgtgagcagagcttaggactacagtactgtagctttaccactctgtgccatggggttcatttatcataTTTGGGCCACTGATTAAACTctaacctgcactatgagcccaCCCGCTTTTGTCATATAGTACTGCCTTGTGTTTTAATTGCATTTGATTGATTTTACTGTATTTGACTGGATTTATCTGGCTGTAATTCGGCcgaaggaaggccgagcacaaaagaatagatgctttcgagctgtggtgctggagaagaatcttgagagtcccttgcacTCCAAGAatatccaatcagtcagtcctaagggaaatcaaccctgactgttccctggaaggtcagatgctgaagctgaagtccaaatcctttggccacccaatgagaagggagcgctccctggagaagatccggatgctgggaaagactgcaggccaaagaagaaggggacagcaaaagagatggctggacagcgttactgatgtaacaaactcgaatttgagcaggcttcggaggatggtggaagacaggaggacctggcgtgacttggtccagggggtctcaaagagtcggactcgactgtgcgactgaacaacaacaatccgCCCTGATCCCGCTTGGGAAAGGGGGGAATacaaatttaccaaaataaaataaatacataaataaatgatTGGTAATGAGCTGActagcccaagctagcctaatcttatcagatctcagaaacgaagcggggtcagccctggttagtacttgggtggggaccaccaaggaagtccagggtggctacgaagaggcaggcaacggccagcCACCTTGGTTTGTCtccagcccaggctagcctgttctTAACAGAATTCAAAAGCTAAATAAGGTTAACCTTTGTTGGGACTTGGATGGCAAACCACCAGGGAAGCAAAAGGTTGctgcataagaacgtaagagaagccatgttggatcaggccaatggcccctccagtccagcactctgtgtcacataagaacataagagaagccctgttggatcaggccaatggcccctccagtccaacactctgtgtcacataagaacatcagagaagccatgttggatcaggccaatggcccatccagtccaacactctgtgtcacataagaacataagagaacccctgttggatcaggccaatggcccctccagtccagcactctgtgtcacataagaacataagagaagccctgttggatcaggccaatggcccctccagtccaacactctgtgtcacagaagaacatcagagaagccatgttggatcaggccaatggcccatccagtccaacactctgtgtcataagaacgtaagagaagccatgttggatcaggccaatggcccacccagtccaacactctgtgtcacacagtggccaaagaaccatgtcccatcaagaggtccatcccccaaagaaggtgctcctatccttcattattccaaatggagggaaggaatttaaaaggcatgtggtccctttcaatgtgatggccagaactctcttcagaatTCAATCgggcttgtcatacccttgctcccagctccacccccaaagtctcctggctccacccccaagttccccagatatttcttgagttggacctggcaacctgggCCTAGCCCCACTGGAAATCTTTATGCCCACCCTGCCAGCCCAAGctgggggttgccaacctccagataggacctggggatcccctggaattacagctcatctccaggctatggagattagttcccctggaggaaacagatGTTTTGGAATTTGGACTCTAGGCATTGctcccagggccggattaacaattaggcactggcctatggggccccacacctttaggggccccaggccagctttccccctccgttttccccctgcttgcagccctcccagcctgcatgtgcgaccagcaactgagccgctctttgcctgacttgcctggtgcagctgctgctggcgttgtcgccaagtttgcctctctctgcctctcccctgcagctttgttagagaggcttttgagaaggggcctgcgtagggctgccaagtccaattcaagaaatatctgggactttgagggtggagccaggagagtttggggtggagccaggagcaagggtgtgacatgaattgaactccaaagggagttctggccatcacagttaaagggactgcacaccttttaaatgccttccctccattggaaataatgaaggataggggcatcttcttttggggctcatagaattggaccccctactccaatctttttgaaacttggaaggtattttggggagatgcactggatgatatactgaaaatgtggtgcctctacctcaaaaaacagccccccagagccccagatcctgtggatcgattctccattatcccctatgggactcaatctccatagggaataatggagtgcccagcagacatttccctccccccccccacagtttctgatgaccctgaagcggggggagggccttcaaaccgggggatcccccacccccacttggggattgtgCAAGCAACAAAGAGCAACGCGGTTAATGGAGCAAGAAAAACAGGTTAACACCCCTCCGcgcaaaccagcctcaaaaagtaTACAAACTCGGATTTACTCAGTAACATACAAAACTTATGTCAAATACTAAACAATATCATTTCACTGAAAAGTGCATAAGGAACATCCACCCCTCACCCAAAGTCACCGAAAAGGCAAGTAAGTGCCCCAAATTCCTTAGTAGACGGGTGCAGGTAGTAATTCCGCAGGTAGAGTTTTCCACCGAGACCATACTGAATGGAAGTGAGTATAAGCATCAGCATTTGAACTGTATATTTTTTGGAAAGCGCGTAGAAGCAATTGCAAAACATGGACTAAGTACAACCACGTCGCGTATCATTctttgtgccttgctgtacagaagaaatCATCAGGAGCGTTGGTCTCTGTGGAAAACTCTACCTGTGGAATTATTACCTGCACCCGTCTACTAAGgaattttggacattgacttgCCCTTTCAGTGACTTTGGGTGAGGGGTGGATGATCCTTATGCACGTTTCAATGAAAGAATATTGTTTAGTGTTTGAAATAATGTTTGCATGTTACTGAGGAAATCCAAGTTGGTATACTTTTTGAGGCTGGTTCACACGGAGGTTTGTACAACCTGCttttcctgcccccacctgggattgggcaaaccggaaactgcagtgtactgattagcaaacactcgaaataaaccactgcgtttttatgttgcaaataaatgctgaagcaatttctttcataatgatgcaattatattattatcatcacaaaccaaaatacATTAAATGCCCATAGAAAAATCAtaaagttatttcacaccgctcttgtaaggtagtaaagcagcagtactgcagtactgtggtctgaactctctgctcacgacctgagttcgattctggcagaagctagatttcaggtaaccggcccaaggttgactcagccttccatccttccgaggtcggtaaaatgagtacccagctttgctgggggggaagtgtaagtgtaactgggggaggcaatggcaaaccacctcgtaaaaagtctgccatgaaaacattgtgaaagcaacatcaccccagagtcggaaaagactggtgcttgcacaggggacctttccttgttaaggttacagtccactgtcttgtatatgattcctcctatgggtagcagactgaagtctgacaggtgtggcggctacacaggccctgggttcagttctgtgttttgttcacctcccacttggggactggcaaccctaccccagcctccaggagtttcccaaactgaatCTAGCAACTCTCCCTCCCCGTTCCCCACCAGTGGCCACGGGGACctggtagggttgtcaatccccagatggaggcaggagatctcctggtttggaggccctccccccacttcagggtcatcagaaaccgggggggagggaaatgtctgctgggcactccattattccctacggagtccaattcccattgggtataatggaaaattgatccgtgggtatctggggctctgggggagctgtttttttgaagtagaggcaccacattttcagcaaagca
This region includes:
- the LOC132585871 gene encoding C-X-C chemokine receptor type 3-like, which encodes MGNSVEYGGYKQSLDSEEISFYFGNNSYNYLNDSEYYYNESEGCCPDQPCYFSTIQAFEKNFLPCFYALIFLLGLCGNGMVITVLLRAKEALPGTDVFIFNLAIADILLVATLPFWAAQAVHSWVFEDYLCKVVGGIFKINFYSSIFFLVCISFDRYLSIVYVIRMYNRSKSSGILLSSLAIWVVCVLLTVPDFIFLKAEFDSRQNTTSCSLTFGSKWTVIVHIVNQVVAFFLPLLAMAYCYTHIIFTLTKSKGFQKQKAIWVVLTVVAVFFLCWTPYHLVMLINTLIHFKVLEPSCEWESRLDVAETVTVSLGFLHCCLNPLLYAFVGVKFRNKFLELLEQVGCVSHGFLKRHARRKDSTWSESTEASYAGL